In Thermoanaerobaculia bacterium, the following proteins share a genomic window:
- the rsmA gene encoding 16S rRNA (adenine(1518)-N(6)/adenine(1519)-N(6))-dimethyltransferase RsmA, with translation MGSPFPPLRRWGQNFLVDSSAADRIVGAAAIAPGESVVEIGPGDGVLTRRLAAAGANLLAVEIDPRRAEALTRELAPLGNVVIEVGDALALTIGQRLAAHGLAPPAAVVGNLPYNVATPILRCAIRERGAVSRIVATVQREVARRLVARPGSDDYGYLSVFTAFFADSEILFDLPPGAFRPRPKVVSSVVRLRPKEPPAQREELVHLLDVVSRGFRARRKTLANALAAGGPRGPWEEALAAIGKAPTARAEELSPEEFVRLARAAAPVPVSPSRGGRGVRFQ, from the coding sequence ATGGGATCTCCCTTCCCGCCGCTTCGCCGGTGGGGGCAGAACTTCCTCGTCGATTCCTCGGCCGCCGATCGCATCGTCGGCGCCGCGGCGATCGCTCCCGGGGAGTCGGTCGTGGAGATCGGGCCGGGAGACGGCGTTCTCACCCGCCGCCTCGCTGCGGCCGGCGCGAACCTCCTCGCCGTCGAGATCGACCCGCGGCGGGCGGAGGCGCTGACGCGCGAGCTGGCGCCGCTGGGGAACGTCGTGATCGAGGTCGGAGACGCGCTCGCCCTGACGATCGGCCAGCGGCTCGCGGCGCACGGGCTCGCGCCGCCGGCCGCCGTCGTCGGGAACCTTCCCTACAACGTCGCGACGCCGATCCTCCGTTGCGCGATTCGCGAGCGGGGCGCGGTCTCGCGGATCGTCGCCACCGTCCAGCGGGAGGTGGCGCGCCGGCTCGTCGCGCGCCCGGGGTCGGACGACTACGGGTATCTCTCGGTCTTCACGGCGTTCTTCGCCGATTCGGAGATTCTGTTCGACCTGCCGCCGGGCGCGTTCCGGCCGCGGCCGAAGGTGGTCTCCTCCGTCGTGCGGCTGAGGCCGAAGGAACCGCCGGCGCAGCGAGAGGAGCTCGTCCATCTCCTCGACGTCGTATCCCGGGGATTCCGCGCGCGCCGAAAGACGCTCGCGAACGCGCTCGCCGCGGGAGGTCCGCGCGGACCGTGGGAGGAAGCGCTCGCGGCGATCGGGAAAGCGCCGACGGCGCGCGCGGAGGAACTGTCTCCCGAGGAATTCGTGAGGCTCGCCCGGGCAGCGGCGCCCGTCCCGGTCTCCCCTTCTCGAGGGGGTCGGGGGGTGAGGTTTCAATGA